The following coding sequences are from one Methanobacterium petrolearium window:
- a CDS encoding DUF6790 family protein, whose translation MEMWYIFVAIPIIGALLHFFVSKKAHTKNRFIELLLLWFLGFGVGVGSIFSGLAQVFSPEMIAQSVGWPNTPFLREVGFANISYGILGLISIKYRSFWAPTIIANAVFMWGAAIGHIYNIQQTGNLAAGNAGTVLYLDILMPIVFIMLLIAYHKTLNVAET comes from the coding sequence ATGGAAATGTGGTATATATTTGTAGCAATTCCTATAATCGGGGCTTTACTGCATTTTTTTGTAAGTAAAAAGGCACACACGAAAAATAGATTCATAGAATTATTGTTGTTGTGGTTTCTAGGTTTCGGAGTTGGAGTTGGATCCATATTCAGTGGCTTGGCCCAGGTTTTCTCCCCAGAAATGATTGCCCAATCAGTAGGATGGCCTAACACCCCATTTTTACGGGAAGTGGGATTTGCCAACATATCTTATGGTATTTTAGGCCTCATATCAATTAAATATCGTAGTTTCTGGGCACCTACAATCATTGCTAATGCAGTGTTCATGTGGGGAGCTGCCATTGGCCACATATACAACATACAGCAAACCGGTAACTTGGCGGCAGGAAACGCCGGAACAGTTCTTTATTTAGATATATTAATGCCAATAGTCTTCATAATGCTTTTGATAGCATATCACAAGACTCTGAATGTGGCAGAAACTTAA
- a CDS encoding 50S ribosomal protein L37e, translating into MKGTPSFGKRNKKTHIRCRRCGKNSYNARKRYCSACGFGRSKRVRTYNWQNKKLNGYRLK; encoded by the coding sequence TTGAAAGGTACACCATCATTTGGTAAACGTAACAAAAAAACCCACATACGCTGTAGAAGATGTGGGAAAAACTCATACAATGCCAGGAAGCGCTACTGCTCTGCCTGTGGATTCGGAAGATCCAAGCGGGTCAGAACTTACAACTGGCAAAACAAGAAGCTTAACGGCTACAGGTTGAAGTAA
- a CDS encoding toprim domain-containing protein, whose translation METRNPIDVRIIVEGASDVENVSRALQNIALGAEYHITISSIIPTTNTEIAQKAVSGADIVLIATDVDAPGRELADKFQKVLKKEVGHIERMKLPFGHDVEYIDPALIRKEIKNAIIRSGLTSIANLGRFQELKNQLKESQNKIKELNKEIDDLSSDKEKLASEAQELTSSNERIQLKQKSLQEELKVTKQRYADVKNQYGIILNKSLHETFSLGELWKESFNETLEEEELVNFITSEFKPDNIVLGQGFIAAPSKKEAVDWLKVIRTVLIFYDSKIEDLKEEIGDEKFIPNLLKG comes from the coding sequence ATGGAAACGAGAAATCCCATCGATGTGCGTATCATTGTGGAAGGGGCATCCGACGTGGAAAACGTCTCCCGGGCTCTGCAGAACATTGCCCTAGGAGCGGAGTACCATATAACCATCTCCTCCATCATACCCACCACCAACACTGAAATCGCTCAAAAAGCTGTGAGTGGGGCAGATATTGTTTTAATCGCAACCGATGTGGATGCTCCTGGAAGAGAACTTGCTGATAAATTCCAGAAAGTCCTTAAAAAAGAAGTAGGGCACATAGAACGGATGAAACTTCCCTTCGGCCATGATGTGGAGTACATTGACCCTGCACTTATTCGGAAGGAAATTAAAAATGCAATTATCCGTTCTGGGTTGACATCCATAGCAAATTTAGGACGCTTCCAGGAACTTAAAAACCAACTTAAAGAATCTCAAAATAAAATTAAGGAATTGAATAAGGAAATTGATGATTTATCTTCTGATAAGGAGAAATTAGCCAGTGAAGCTCAGGAATTGACTTCTTCCAATGAACGAATACAGTTGAAACAAAAATCTCTCCAGGAAGAGCTTAAAGTTACCAAACAACGTTATGCAGATGTTAAAAATCAATACGGAATTATTTTGAATAAAAGTCTGCACGAAACATTCTCTCTTGGAGAACTGTGGAAGGAAAGTTTTAATGAAACCTTAGAAGAAGAAGAACTTGTTAATTTTATCACCAGCGAATTTAAACCAGATAACATTGTCTTAGGGCAGGGTTTCATTGCTGCCCCATCAAAGAAGGAAGCAGTGGATTGGTTGAAAGTTATTCGCACGGTACTCATTTTTTACGATTCCAAAATTGAAGATCTTAAAGAAGAAATAGGTGATGAGAAATTCATCCCCAATTTACTTAAAGGGTAA
- a CDS encoding DUF1947 domain-containing protein produces the protein MKIKKRYYLKKKKLKEIKTKLGPYSSLIPSKAKVEILETELPDLILIDGEPILMILDGDPFPTLKGVLKKPVDSHVVVVDMGAVKFMASGADVMSPGIVEADPQIKEGDTVIIVDEKHHKPLAMGKAIISGEEMVKTDKGKAVNTLHYIGDKIWNFNL, from the coding sequence TTGAAAATAAAAAAGAGATACTATCTCAAGAAAAAGAAATTGAAAGAGATAAAAACTAAATTGGGGCCGTACAGTTCCTTAATACCTTCCAAGGCCAAGGTTGAAATTCTGGAAACAGAACTCCCTGATCTGATCCTGATTGATGGTGAACCGATTTTAATGATTCTAGATGGAGATCCGTTTCCTACACTTAAAGGTGTGCTCAAAAAACCTGTTGACAGTCATGTCGTGGTTGTTGATATGGGTGCAGTGAAATTTATGGCCAGCGGTGCAGATGTGATGTCTCCAGGGATTGTTGAAGCAGACCCTCAAATCAAAGAAGGAGATACAGTTATAATAGTGGATGAAAAACATCATAAACCTTTAGCCATGGGAAAAGCCATTATATCTGGAGAAGAAATGGTTAAAACTGACAAAGGCAAGGCAGTGAATACATTACATTACATCGGAGATAAAATTTGGAATTTCAATCTTTAA
- a CDS encoding LSm family protein produces the protein MSVQKNVNTSRPLDVLGRALNSQVLIKLKGGREFRGVLESFDMHMNLVLNDAEELESGESSRRLGVVLIRGDNIVYISPG, from the coding sequence GTGAGTGTACAGAAGAATGTAAATACATCACGACCATTAGATGTATTAGGTAGAGCTCTTAACTCTCAAGTGTTAATCAAACTTAAAGGCGGCAGAGAATTCCGTGGAGTTCTTGAAAGCTTTGACATGCATATGAATTTAGTTTTAAACGATGCCGAAGAATTAGAAAGCGGCGAATCATCAAGAAGGTTAGGTGTGGTCCTCATACGTGGGGACAACATAGTATACATATCACCAGGATAA